From the uncultured Trichococcus sp. genome, one window contains:
- a CDS encoding histidine kinase, protein MQINKQLRLAIFVIATASMMVVTLLSFGMYYHFSSQDLEANTKNSLNRSASIVEEKINDIDILTEKVQFFSKSSYDLMTDLRKYANNEEAYTPENLFYSSEEIEGIFRTVIYRMDYINFMAIILPNGEIISYSNTQKDFSYGYDPLASDWYRETLEAKGNLNISVAEKDQAIINAGADPTLFFSRTIYDFYSKELLGTLVVNCEPEFFDFISQNFPDKVIGFQLKETKNNTVLYTAASDELIADTSQLETTINLNRQPILLAVTIDNSEYAELFTTLLRNLCIILALLVIAIYLTSTRFSNLFTTPIVSLSSLMRKKQTTNYHFRANEYENRSDEIGILYQEYRNMLETLDAFLIDKLNSEQSLLKSELNVYKNQIDSHFLYNTLESINSLAEIEEIEEISVMTLSLSNMFRYASNGFINEATVAEELQNVEDFLHIQEIRYQHAIDFRCDITREQILAATVPKIILQPLVENAIYHGLNRGGIDGKIRVSAAIVEDDLYLCVSDYGIGLSEQKLYKLRSELHQASTLVREKTAHIGLINIEARIKNFSGSYYGITIFSQKEKGTTVVIHLPFKEAGN, encoded by the coding sequence ATGCAAATAAACAAGCAACTCCGCCTCGCGATTTTTGTGATCGCAACAGCGTCAATGATGGTCGTAACGCTCCTTTCTTTCGGGATGTACTATCATTTTTCTTCCCAGGATTTGGAAGCGAATACAAAGAATTCTTTGAACCGGAGCGCCTCCATCGTCGAGGAGAAGATAAATGACATCGATATCCTCACCGAAAAGGTGCAATTTTTTTCGAAAAGTTCCTACGACTTGATGACGGACTTGCGAAAATACGCCAATAATGAAGAGGCCTATACGCCGGAGAATCTGTTCTACTCTTCCGAAGAGATCGAGGGTATTTTCCGTACCGTGATCTATCGGATGGATTACATCAATTTTATGGCCATCATACTGCCGAATGGCGAAATCATTTCTTATTCGAACACGCAAAAAGATTTTTCTTATGGATACGACCCGCTTGCGAGTGATTGGTACCGGGAAACGCTGGAGGCAAAAGGAAATCTCAACATTTCCGTGGCTGAGAAGGATCAGGCGATCATCAACGCCGGAGCCGATCCGACGCTCTTCTTTTCCAGAACCATCTATGATTTTTATTCCAAGGAATTGCTCGGAACGCTCGTAGTGAATTGCGAACCTGAATTTTTTGATTTCATTTCCCAGAATTTCCCGGATAAGGTCATCGGGTTCCAGTTGAAGGAAACAAAAAATAACACGGTGCTCTACACTGCCGCTTCCGATGAGCTGATCGCCGACACGAGTCAGCTGGAGACCACGATCAATCTCAATCGCCAACCTATCCTACTGGCGGTGACGATCGATAACAGCGAATACGCGGAATTATTCACTACACTGCTGCGGAACCTGTGCATCATTTTGGCTCTGCTTGTTATCGCCATTTACTTGACATCCACTCGCTTCTCGAACTTGTTCACTACACCGATCGTCAGTTTATCCAGTCTGATGAGGAAAAAGCAGACGACAAATTATCATTTCCGAGCAAACGAATACGAGAACAGATCGGACGAAATCGGGATCCTCTATCAGGAATACCGCAACATGCTGGAGACACTGGATGCGTTCCTGATCGATAAGCTCAATTCGGAACAATCCCTGCTGAAATCGGAGTTGAATGTCTACAAAAACCAGATCGATTCTCATTTCCTGTACAATACACTGGAATCGATCAACTCTTTGGCCGAGATCGAAGAGATCGAGGAAATATCGGTCATGACGCTGTCTTTGTCGAATATGTTCCGCTACGCCTCCAACGGCTTCATCAACGAAGCCACGGTAGCCGAAGAACTGCAGAACGTCGAAGACTTTCTGCATATCCAGGAGATCCGTTACCAACACGCCATCGACTTCCGATGTGACATCACCCGCGAGCAGATCCTTGCTGCGACGGTGCCCAAAATCATCCTGCAGCCTTTGGTGGAAAATGCCATCTATCATGGACTGAACAGAGGCGGCATCGATGGAAAAATAAGAGTCTCAGCCGCCATCGTCGAAGATGATCTGTATCTCTGCGTCTCCGATTACGGCATCGGACTGAGCGAACAGAAGCTTTACAAATTACGCTCTGAGCTGCATCAAGCTTCTACACTGGTGCGGGAAAAAACCGCCCACATCGGCTTGATCAACATCGAAGCACGGATCAAGAATTTCAGCGGCTCCTATTACGGCATCACGATCTTCAGCCAGAAAGAAAAAGGCACAACCGTCGTCATTCATTTACCATTCAAGGAAGCGGGGAACTGA
- a CDS encoding extracellular solute-binding protein: protein MKRILRLSALAIASMGVLAACGNGGGSADDSAADSGEKTITVMASGVKDGSQGVFLESFKELVEKQYPDYIVETTLLPDDQYYTALKSKLSTGQSPDLFLVQPKKASASSVEEMAEAGYIEDLSNLENWDNLIDQAKADMSYEDKPYALSSSVGVLGTWYNKDLFEQNNIAIPTNWQEFLDACEQLKAAGITPIVMGDKDSYMIQFGMYQIAANQVYPNNAEFDDQLYTGDTNFTDEEWVNTITMYKELYDKGYVTDNSLGLGQPQAQQLFMDQQAAMLFDGDFSYPALEDASFNLGFMGMPANDEGETYIAAATGAGYAISSQSEHKEMLKDVFNEMTDGSSELHQAWAATATSFSTYKGVELSNEVFADVVPAFEAGQSFYWCNQAWPAGTETEMQSKFSEMIGTGKVKPEEVAEAMQKKFEELK from the coding sequence ATGAAAAGGATTTTACGTTTGTCGGCTTTGGCTATTGCTTCAATGGGTGTGCTTGCTGCTTGTGGGAACGGTGGCGGCAGCGCCGATGATTCTGCGGCGGACAGTGGCGAAAAAACGATCACGGTAATGGCTTCCGGGGTAAAGGACGGTTCTCAGGGAGTATTTTTGGAATCATTCAAAGAGTTGGTCGAAAAACAATACCCTGACTATATTGTCGAAACAACGCTTTTGCCGGATGACCAGTATTACACAGCTTTGAAAAGCAAACTTTCCACCGGTCAATCACCGGATCTGTTTTTAGTCCAACCTAAAAAAGCCAGCGCAAGTTCCGTTGAGGAAATGGCGGAAGCCGGCTACATCGAAGACCTTTCCAATCTGGAGAATTGGGACAACCTGATTGATCAGGCGAAAGCTGACATGTCCTATGAAGACAAGCCTTACGCCTTGTCCAGCAGTGTCGGAGTACTGGGAACTTGGTACAACAAGGATCTGTTCGAGCAGAACAACATCGCGATTCCAACAAACTGGCAAGAATTCCTGGATGCCTGCGAACAACTGAAGGCAGCCGGCATCACACCGATCGTGATGGGCGACAAGGATTCCTACATGATCCAATTCGGAATGTACCAGATCGCAGCCAATCAAGTGTATCCAAACAATGCGGAGTTTGATGACCAACTTTACACAGGCGACACGAACTTCACCGACGAAGAGTGGGTCAACACAATCACAATGTACAAAGAGTTGTACGACAAAGGCTATGTGACCGACAACTCCCTTGGCTTGGGTCAACCGCAAGCACAGCAATTGTTCATGGATCAACAAGCAGCGATGCTCTTTGACGGTGACTTCAGTTACCCGGCGTTGGAAGATGCTTCATTCAACCTTGGCTTCATGGGAATGCCGGCTAACGATGAAGGGGAAACATATATCGCGGCCGCAACCGGCGCAGGCTATGCAATCAGTTCACAGAGCGAGCACAAAGAGATGCTGAAGGACGTTTTCAATGAGATGACGGACGGATCATCCGAATTGCATCAGGCTTGGGCTGCGACAGCCACTTCGTTTTCAACTTATAAAGGCGTAGAGTTGAGCAATGAAGTGTTTGCCGATGTTGTGCCAGCATTTGAAGCAGGTCAATCCTTCTACTGGTGCAACCAAGCATGGCCAGCCGGGACAGAAACGGAAATGCAATCCAAATTCAGCGAGATGATCGGAACAGGGAAAGTCAAGCCTGAAGAAGTCGCTGAAGCGATGCAGAAGAAATTTGAAGAACTGAAATAG
- a CDS encoding sugar ABC transporter permease has product MELKQTTTAAPKKKAISLLFKKNQSLVMNNRMYLFVIPALAVFGTFWIWPFLKLFTYSVTDFNGFNLNYNNVGFDNFRAIFESGILFNSIGNTLTYTALLVIGGNLLALILAFALNSKIKGMAFYRSAAYIPALFSAIVIGFVWSYVYMPESGLIASVMNLFGLDGSGFNVLGDYGKALYGITLVDVWKNVGQTMIIYLAGLQTIDDSVLESAEMDGCTGWQAIRHVKIPLLAPSITINVILNVINGLKAFDYPFIMTNGGPGDSTNTLMFSIYKMAFTEQQFGKAAAFSVVSFIVIIAITAVLLVFMSKKESEME; this is encoded by the coding sequence ATGGAACTGAAGCAAACGACTACAGCCGCTCCAAAAAAGAAGGCAATCAGCTTACTGTTCAAAAAGAACCAATCCCTGGTCATGAATAACCGCATGTATCTGTTTGTTATTCCTGCGCTGGCAGTATTCGGCACTTTTTGGATTTGGCCTTTTCTGAAGCTGTTCACCTACAGCGTGACGGACTTCAACGGCTTTAACCTGAACTACAATAATGTGGGATTCGACAATTTCAGAGCGATTTTTGAATCCGGAATCCTGTTCAACTCGATCGGGAACACCTTGACCTATACGGCATTGCTGGTGATCGGCGGCAACCTTTTAGCACTCATTTTGGCATTTGCCCTCAACAGCAAAATCAAAGGCATGGCTTTTTACCGATCGGCAGCCTACATCCCGGCACTTTTCAGCGCCATCGTCATCGGGTTTGTCTGGAGCTATGTGTACATGCCTGAATCTGGCTTGATCGCTTCCGTGATGAACCTGTTCGGGCTGGATGGCAGTGGCTTCAATGTCCTCGGCGACTACGGCAAGGCCCTTTACGGAATTACACTTGTAGACGTCTGGAAGAATGTAGGGCAGACGATGATCATTTACTTGGCTGGCCTGCAGACGATCGATGACTCCGTTCTGGAATCCGCTGAAATGGATGGCTGCACCGGCTGGCAAGCGATCCGTCATGTCAAAATTCCTTTGTTGGCGCCTTCCATCACGATCAATGTCATCCTGAACGTCATCAACGGCCTGAAAGCCTTCGACTATCCTTTCATCATGACGAACGGGGGACCTGGGGATTCGACGAACACCTTGATGTTCTCCATCTACAAGATGGCCTTCACGGAACAACAATTCGGCAAAGCAGCCGCCTTTTCGGTAGTCTCGTTCATCGTCATCATTGCGATAACGGCAGTGCTGCTGGTATTTATGTCCAAGAAAGAGAGTGAGATGGAATGA
- a CDS encoding carbohydrate ABC transporter permease yields the protein MSKKSSNLAVHIGLSVFLLVTLSPLAIALSTSLKSPGDTSSPLMLFSDISFESYRVAFEKMNFMTSFMNSLITTIGSVVIVVLLAAMAAYPLGRINSKLSKALYILFISGLVIPGQMVIIPIAQVFSTIGIPSNRFTPMIMFITCSIPFSTFLYTGFMRSVPPEIEESAYLDGANLFTRFFRIVFPLLVPATVSVVITQGIWIWNDYFYPLIFVNKQAEMSLPVTMLNFLGDKENPAQWSVLFAACILCAIPLITLFSLLQKYFIGGISAGAVKG from the coding sequence ATGAGTAAAAAATCCAGCAATTTAGCAGTCCACATCGGCTTAAGCGTATTCTTATTGGTTACCTTGTCACCTCTGGCAATTGCCTTATCGACTTCCTTGAAAAGCCCAGGGGACACGTCTTCACCCTTGATGCTGTTTTCGGACATTTCCTTCGAAAGCTATCGTGTGGCATTTGAAAAGATGAATTTTATGACGTCCTTCATGAACAGTCTGATTACGACGATAGGCAGTGTCGTGATCGTCGTCCTGTTGGCGGCGATGGCAGCCTACCCATTAGGCAGAATCAACAGCAAACTGAGCAAAGCGCTCTACATCCTGTTTATTTCCGGCTTGGTCATTCCAGGGCAGATGGTCATCATTCCGATCGCACAAGTGTTCAGCACGATCGGCATCCCAAGCAACCGCTTCACGCCGATGATCATGTTCATCACCTGCAGCATCCCGTTCTCGACGTTCCTGTACACGGGCTTCATGCGCAGCGTCCCTCCCGAAATCGAAGAATCGGCTTATCTGGATGGAGCCAACCTGTTCACGCGCTTTTTCCGGATCGTATTCCCTTTACTTGTGCCAGCGACCGTTTCCGTCGTGATCACGCAAGGCATCTGGATCTGGAACGATTATTTTTATCCGCTGATTTTCGTCAACAAACAGGCTGAAATGAGCCTTCCGGTCACGATGCTGAACTTCTTGGGCGATAAAGAGAATCCCGCCCAGTGGAGCGTCCTGTTCGCCGCCTGTATTTTGTGCGCCATTCCATTGATTACGCTGTTCTCATTGCTGCAGAAGTATTTCATAGGCGGCATCTCGGCAGGCGCAGTGAAAGGATGA
- a CDS encoding alpha-rhamnosidase, with the protein MEFQTNPDIRFITNEAFEAKIKQIEIEMYHEQVLPKRIVAAAQASANELVEVAGYDHTEGIRMDRKEQVIVDFGEHCVGRVSLAITSLGSPPDAPAKLRLSFGETPIEVIRSFDSYKGELSASWLQEELLTVDVLPETLELKRRFAFRYLKIEVVDTSPKYQINLKLSCTTESSADKAKMQQLETDDQLLQEIDRVSQKTLMQCMQEVFEDGPKRDRRLWLGDLRLQALANYATFGANDLVKKCLYLFAAQTTSEGQVSANVFIEPQLIPDDTFLADYSLFFIDTLLDYFRETNDKETLTDLYATAVAQLRVLEDNVLPTGEVAVPQGWWAFIDWNEPLEKQIAIQGIFIYSYKRLKELALHMDDNKLIEELDEKIQVLEEYALTTYYDEEKSLFVDHASGQIAIPSQTWMLLAEIGDGDLRRNVLENLLAMDDEAIVGCNSPYMYHHYVEALLQEGFREEAVRIIKLYWGGMVENGADTFWEVYYPEDVTFSPYGDEMINSYCHAWSCTPCYLFRKYGIA; encoded by the coding sequence ATGGAGTTCCAAACCAACCCTGACATCCGTTTTATCACGAATGAAGCTTTCGAAGCAAAAATCAAACAGATCGAAATTGAGATGTACCACGAACAAGTGCTGCCGAAAAGGATCGTCGCTGCAGCACAAGCATCCGCAAATGAGCTGGTCGAAGTGGCCGGATACGACCATACTGAAGGCATCCGGATGGACCGCAAAGAGCAGGTGATCGTCGATTTCGGCGAGCACTGCGTCGGAAGAGTATCGCTTGCGATCACATCCTTGGGCAGCCCACCGGACGCACCCGCGAAATTGCGCTTGTCCTTCGGCGAAACACCGATCGAAGTGATCCGTTCGTTCGACAGCTACAAAGGCGAGTTGAGCGCTTCCTGGCTTCAGGAAGAACTGTTGACGGTCGATGTGCTTCCGGAAACGCTGGAGCTCAAACGCAGATTCGCCTTCCGCTACCTGAAGATCGAAGTGGTGGACACATCCCCTAAGTACCAGATCAATCTGAAATTGAGCTGCACGACCGAAAGTTCTGCAGACAAGGCGAAAATGCAGCAGTTGGAAACCGACGATCAACTGCTGCAGGAGATCGACAGGGTTTCGCAAAAGACGCTGATGCAATGCATGCAGGAAGTATTCGAAGACGGACCGAAACGGGACCGACGCTTATGGCTGGGCGATCTGAGGCTGCAGGCTTTGGCCAACTACGCCACTTTTGGAGCGAATGACCTGGTCAAAAAATGCCTCTATCTCTTTGCGGCCCAAACGACCAGCGAAGGGCAAGTCTCCGCCAACGTCTTCATCGAGCCGCAATTGATCCCGGATGACACCTTTTTGGCGGACTACAGCCTGTTCTTCATCGATACTTTATTGGACTATTTCCGCGAGACGAACGACAAAGAAACGTTGACCGATCTCTATGCCACAGCCGTCGCGCAACTGCGGGTGCTGGAGGATAATGTCCTGCCAACCGGGGAAGTCGCCGTACCGCAAGGCTGGTGGGCCTTCATCGATTGGAACGAACCACTGGAAAAACAAATCGCCATCCAGGGCATTTTCATCTACTCCTATAAACGACTGAAAGAATTGGCTCTTCATATGGATGACAACAAACTGATTGAGGAGCTGGACGAAAAAATCCAAGTCTTGGAGGAGTATGCGTTGACCACCTATTACGATGAAGAGAAAAGCTTGTTCGTGGATCATGCTAGCGGACAGATCGCGATCCCGTCGCAGACATGGATGCTGCTGGCCGAAATTGGTGATGGGGACCTGCGCAGGAATGTATTGGAAAATCTGCTGGCTATGGATGATGAAGCGATTGTCGGATGCAACTCGCCTTATATGTACCATCATTATGTGGAAGCGTTACTGCAGGAAGGCTTCCGCGAAGAAGCCGTCCGCATCATCAAACTGTATTGGGGCGGCATGGTCGAAAACGGCGCTGACACCTTCTGGGAAGTCTATTATCCAGAGGACGTAACATTTTCGCCCTACGGAGACGAAATGATCAACAGCTATTGCCACGCCTGGAGCTGTACGCCATGTTATTTGTTCAGGAAATATGGGATAGCGTGA
- a CDS encoding nuclease-related domain-containing protein, producing the protein MAFKKRTKSMHLRIYEILSSRMRLDKEDYYYFLNLKKGYEGECRFDGLTEKLGAKCIVLNDLQLEIRRSSLQIDALLICEGKIVLYEIKNYKGVHHWGPEEFTKQSGATLENPSLQLTKTKVRLRKLLKSMGYSMEIEAYIVYVNPEFSIWGAPCEGDSILPGQISEHFRELQNMKPVTNPELEKLAQTLVECHDPSYPSKLVKYDYEKMNKGINCPTCGLLVQNFCRRSHVCESCGKKMIIQKAISNSISDFQILFPDEKLTTKRLADWCGTEDTNRVYKVLKREYQAAGSESGRYYIPLNEQYSRRPSAMSAERSAEDTEESTPARCVD; encoded by the coding sequence TTGGCATTTAAGAAACGCACGAAATCTATGCACCTACGCATTTATGAAATTTTATCCAGTCGAATGCGATTGGATAAAGAAGATTATTATTACTTTCTCAATTTGAAAAAGGGATATGAGGGTGAGTGCAGATTTGACGGATTGACAGAAAAGCTAGGGGCAAAATGTATTGTTCTGAATGATTTGCAGTTGGAAATTAGACGCTCTTCATTACAGATAGACGCGTTGCTAATTTGTGAAGGTAAAATAGTGTTGTATGAAATCAAAAATTACAAAGGGGTACACCACTGGGGGCCGGAAGAATTTACTAAGCAATCGGGCGCTACTTTGGAAAATCCTTCCCTGCAATTAACGAAAACAAAAGTGAGGCTGCGGAAGCTCCTGAAGAGCATGGGCTATTCGATGGAGATTGAAGCATACATAGTATACGTAAATCCGGAATTTTCTATCTGGGGAGCCCCATGCGAGGGTGACAGCATTCTTCCTGGGCAGATTTCGGAGCATTTCCGTGAATTGCAAAATATGAAACCCGTAACAAATCCGGAACTGGAAAAGTTGGCGCAAACACTTGTCGAATGCCATGATCCTAGTTACCCAAGCAAATTGGTCAAATACGACTATGAGAAAATGAATAAAGGCATCAATTGCCCAACTTGTGGGCTGCTCGTACAAAATTTCTGCAGACGCTCCCATGTGTGCGAAAGTTGCGGGAAGAAGATGATCATACAAAAAGCCATCAGCAACAGTATTTCTGACTTCCAAATTCTTTTTCCAGATGAAAAACTGACAACAAAGCGTTTGGCAGATTGGTGTGGCACGGAAGATACAAATCGCGTGTATAAGGTTTTGAAACGTGAGTATCAGGCTGCTGGAAGCGAGAGTGGAAGATACTATATCCCGTTGAATGAACAGTACAGTCGACGCCCGAGCGCTATGTCGGCTGAACGGAGTGCGGAGGATACCGAAGAGTCGACGCCCGCGCGATGTGTTGACTGA
- a CDS encoding addiction module toxin RelE, whose amino-acid sequence MHKIEWTALSKQDYDSLDGSQKIFVDKAIARIKESGMQAGQALHGSLSGCRKLKNKKMGLRIVFREANGKIEVIQIVAIGKRDKKEVYTTAENRMKPDQG is encoded by the coding sequence GTGCATAAGATAGAGTGGACGGCGTTATCGAAACAGGATTACGATTCTCTGGATGGGAGTCAGAAGATTTTCGTGGACAAAGCTATTGCAAGGATTAAAGAATCTGGCATGCAAGCAGGACAAGCATTGCACGGTTCACTTAGCGGGTGCAGGAAGTTGAAGAACAAAAAAATGGGGCTTCGAATCGTATTTCGGGAGGCAAATGGAAAAATCGAGGTTATCCAGATAGTCGCAATCGGCAAACGCGATAAAAAAGAGGTTTACACAACAGCGGAAAATAGAATGAAACCTGACCAAGGATAA
- a CDS encoding putative sulfate exporter family transporter gives MKINALKKELDGILPGLAASILISLISQFLARFLPTLGAALIAILLGMLLGNTLLNRPGLSQGTKFSEKRLLEYAIVLNGLILNFQVLKSAGVKGFVFIMLQMSLTIFVTYQLGKVFGFGKRFSLLMGAGNAVCGSSAIGTVSPIVQADNKDKGISITIVNLTGTALMILLPVLGAVLYGNDTLRTSALIGGTVQSVGQVVAAAKLVNDDVVTLATVFKLMRVLLIIGVAVLYGRMNMNEGEPLFARKKDAVVTAGEATDGAGASANPVAVSYGVPWFLTGFVVFFLIRSFIGVPDSVLDASKAISTQFEVAALAAIGMRVKFADIIKEGPKAMLYGLTVGAVQVVMAVVLIRVFFG, from the coding sequence ATGAAAATAAATGCACTCAAAAAAGAACTCGATGGGATACTGCCTGGCCTCGCCGCCAGCATCCTCATCTCTTTGATCAGCCAATTTCTAGCCCGTTTCCTGCCGACTCTCGGCGCCGCTTTGATCGCCATTTTGTTGGGGATGCTGCTGGGCAACACACTTTTGAACCGGCCTGGATTGAGCCAAGGAACGAAGTTTTCTGAAAAGCGGCTGCTGGAATACGCCATTGTGCTGAACGGATTGATTTTGAATTTCCAAGTACTGAAATCAGCCGGGGTCAAGGGCTTCGTCTTTATTATGCTGCAGATGTCGCTGACGATTTTCGTCACCTACCAGTTGGGCAAAGTCTTCGGATTCGGCAAACGCTTCTCGCTGCTGATGGGCGCCGGCAACGCAGTCTGCGGCTCCTCCGCCATCGGGACCGTCTCGCCGATCGTCCAGGCCGACAACAAGGACAAAGGCATCTCGATCACGATCGTCAACCTGACCGGGACCGCGCTGATGATCCTACTGCCCGTTCTGGGCGCCGTCCTGTACGGGAATGACACTCTGCGCACCTCCGCTCTGATCGGCGGCACCGTCCAATCCGTCGGCCAAGTCGTAGCCGCTGCCAAGCTCGTCAATGACGACGTCGTCACCCTGGCGACCGTCTTCAAGCTGATGCGCGTGCTCTTGATCATTGGCGTCGCCGTTTTGTATGGGCGCATGAACATGAACGAAGGAGAGCCTTTGTTCGCGCGCAAAAAGGACGCGGTGGTTACTGCAGGCGAAGCGACTGACGGAGCGGGAGCGTCCGCCAACCCGGTCGCCGTCTCCTACGGCGTTCCCTGGTTCCTGACAGGCTTCGTCGTCTTCTTCCTGATCCGCAGCTTCATCGGCGTTCCCGACAGCGTCCTGGACGCTTCAAAAGCCATCAGCACCCAATTCGAAGTCGCCGCCCTCGCCGCAATCGGCATGCGCGTCAAATTCGCCGACATCATCAAAGAAGGCCCCAAAGCCATGCTGTACGGATTGACTGTTGGTGCGGTGCAAGTCGTTATGGCCGTTGTGTTGATACGCGTGTTTTTCGGATAA
- a CDS encoding LysR substrate-binding domain-containing protein yields the protein MLDYRYKTFLTLIEEGSYTKAAKKLNITQPAVTQHIQHLQEELGVQLFRYEGKQLLVTEKGRYLEEQLSLLNRDVERIRTHLLQRDDAPTLSFGATLTIGEYVMPGLIGRYLEQHPRNHLSMIVDNTATLTSLIQKGKIDFALIEGDFNQSQFGFAKLSDEPFIGVCAADSPLWRSEQDLAALFSEHLFVREEGSGSRRILENALLKEGANLSSFGRTTVVGGIGPIKQLVAENRGISFLYRISVAKELEEGTLKEIPIRHFAVAHPFHVVHLKDFRDRGPLQELLSFYR from the coding sequence ATGTTGGATTACCGCTACAAAACATTTCTCACGCTGATCGAGGAGGGTAGCTACACGAAAGCCGCCAAGAAATTGAACATTACGCAACCGGCTGTCACCCAGCACATCCAGCATCTGCAGGAGGAGCTGGGAGTCCAGCTGTTCCGCTATGAAGGCAAGCAGCTGCTGGTCACCGAAAAGGGGCGCTATCTGGAGGAACAGTTGTCGCTGCTGAACCGCGATGTGGAGCGGATCCGCACACATCTGCTGCAGCGGGACGATGCGCCGACGCTGTCCTTCGGGGCGACACTGACGATCGGCGAGTACGTTATGCCGGGACTGATCGGGCGCTACTTGGAGCAACATCCGCGGAATCATTTATCGATGATCGTCGACAATACGGCCACGCTGACGAGTTTGATCCAGAAGGGGAAAATCGATTTCGCGCTGATCGAAGGCGACTTCAACCAGAGCCAGTTCGGGTTCGCAAAGCTGTCCGACGAGCCTTTCATCGGCGTCTGTGCGGCAGACAGCCCGTTGTGGCGCAGCGAACAGGATTTGGCGGCGTTGTTCAGCGAGCACCTGTTTGTCCGCGAAGAGGGATCCGGTTCGCGGCGGATTCTGGAAAATGCCCTCCTGAAAGAGGGAGCGAACCTCAGCAGCTTCGGACGGACGACCGTCGTCGGCGGCATCGGCCCGATCAAACAATTGGTGGCGGAGAACCGCGGCATTTCCTTCCTCTACCGCATCTCGGTCGCGAAGGAGCTGGAGGAGGGGACGCTGAAGGAAATCCCGATCCGGCACTTCGCTGTGGCGCATCCGTTCCATGTCGTCCATCTGAAGGATTTCCGTGATCGCGGGCCGCTCCAGGAACTGTTGTCTTTTTATCGCTGA
- a CDS encoding GMP reductase: MKIFDYEDVQLIPNKSVVQSRSECDTTVALGGRTFKLPVVPANMQTILDEELAEKLAREGYFYIMHRFDEASRLPFIQKMQEKGLFASISLGIKEAEFDFVNELAAKKAVPEYTTIDVAHGHSDEVIRMIKHVKEVMPETFLIAGNVGTPEGVRELENAGADATKVGIGPGKVCTTKIKTGFGTGGWQLAAVSWCSKAASKPIIADGGVRTNGDIAKSIRFGATMVMIGSLLAGHDESPGETKEINGRLYKEYFGSASEYQKGQRKNVEGKKILTPYRGTIVDTLNEMREDLQSSISYAGGKDITAIRKCDYVLVKNSIYNGDSNQGIIEAGRSSYGEGDTIL, translated from the coding sequence ATGAAAATTTTTGATTATGAAGACGTACAACTGATACCGAACAAGAGCGTTGTGCAAAGCCGTTCCGAATGCGATACGACTGTCGCGCTGGGTGGCCGCACGTTCAAATTGCCGGTGGTGCCTGCGAACATGCAGACGATCCTGGACGAAGAACTTGCTGAAAAATTAGCCAGAGAAGGTTATTTCTACATCATGCACCGTTTTGATGAGGCGAGCCGTTTGCCGTTCATCCAAAAAATGCAAGAAAAAGGTTTGTTTGCTTCCATCAGTTTGGGGATCAAAGAAGCAGAATTCGATTTCGTCAATGAATTGGCGGCTAAAAAGGCCGTTCCTGAATATACAACAATCGACGTGGCGCATGGTCATTCCGACGAAGTCATCCGCATGATCAAACACGTCAAAGAAGTGATGCCGGAAACATTCCTGATTGCCGGTAACGTGGGCACTCCTGAAGGCGTCCGTGAGTTGGAAAACGCCGGAGCCGATGCTACAAAAGTAGGAATCGGACCCGGGAAAGTATGCACAACGAAGATCAAGACCGGTTTCGGTACAGGCGGCTGGCAATTGGCGGCGGTAAGCTGGTGCTCGAAAGCAGCAAGCAAGCCGATCATCGCTGACGGCGGCGTCCGTACAAACGGAGACATCGCCAAATCGATCCGTTTCGGCGCGACAATGGTCATGATCGGCTCGTTATTGGCCGGACACGATGAGTCACCGGGTGAAACAAAAGAAATCAACGGCCGTTTGTACAAAGAGTACTTCGGCAGTGCTTCCGAATACCAAAAAGGCCAACGCAAAAACGTTGAAGGCAAAAAGATCCTGACGCCTTACCGCGGAACGATCGTGGATACTTTGAACGAAATGCGTGAAGACCTGCAGTCATCCATCTCCTACGCGGGTGGAAAAGACATCACAGCAATCCGCAAATGCGACTATGTGTTGGTTAAGAACTCCATCTACAACGGCGACAGCAACCAAGGCATCATCGAAGCCGGCCGCAGCTCATACGGCGAAGGCGACACGATTCTTTAA